Sequence from the Kogia breviceps isolate mKogBre1 chromosome X, mKogBre1 haplotype 1, whole genome shotgun sequence genome:
caataaaactggaaaaatataaaatgaaattgttCTTTAAGAGCCAGAGAATTCAGAATTCAACAGAATCTGAGGACAGGCATTCAGAActccaacagaaaaacaaatatcaagcAAAGTGTTAGTTCATTTTCTTAGTAGTGATGAAACCTCAATTCAAATGTAATTTGACTCAGGTCAGGATTTGACGATTTATGATAAACAAAATCACATAAAGCAGCTTATCTTTGTATTCTATGCAACAGAACCAGAGTAAGTAAAAATTAgagttgaaaatcatttttaaatatctgatttGAAGTCACTATTTTTATAAGAGCAAAGATGGGTTTAGAAGTTAAGGGATTTTCCCGGAGTCAAATTATGTTAGAGCTGGTACTAGAACCTACTTCAGCGCTTCAGCATATTTCATACAAACTGATGTGTGTTACAAATGCATTACACATTTGTGAAATGCAGATCTCTATAAAAGCATCTGAAAATTATTAACTGTTGGTTAAAGGGCTTATActtaaaagtaagaaaatgctttcattttataattcAATATGGCTTTGACCCAATTTGTTTCTATACCTGATAGTTAAGGTCTGAACTACATTTCAAATCATCTTTATATGTGAACTCTGCTATTAAAGCAACAGTAATGTTatctttatattattaaaaatgtaatattgtGGAAAACTGACACCCTATAATTTGCATGCGTAATAGATAACATACCTGCTTCTGGCTCTTTAATGGGCTCTGGATTTGGCAGTCTCTTCCCCTTGACATCAGAACCATCTCCACACCCACACCCAGTCTTTGGCTGAGCCAGTTCCTGTTGATTAGCTTCCAGGGCAGACCCttgcaaataaaaagtttatcaatttaaGAAGTAAAACTTGAAACATAAATAAGGGAATGATAATATTCACTCCTTCAGTGTTGTGAAGTAAAAGCCTTAGGCCAGTGTGGTAATAAATGTGATGCATGAGAATCCCAAGAGCGTTATTTCAGGAGTTTGTTACCAGAAACTAGGAAAACAGGGTTTTATTACCCTCTTCCTTTCCCAAGACTGCCCTCAGACAAATTAGGTGCTCCCTTTGTACATATCCATATTGTACTTGTGACTGTACTTATCAGTGATTTGTTTGGGTCTCTCCGACTAGATTGTGAGCTCAAGGTTGTATCCTAGTACTTAGCATATTACATGGCATGAGCAGACAACAATAAATGTTGACTGgagaaaaagtctttaaaaacacCTCAAACTGATTAACATTTTGCAAACCAACTGGTATGTCCTCGTCAAAAATGTCAGTGTCATGAATGTCAgagaactaaacagacatgacaactaaatgtaatgcgTGATCCTGGACTGAACTCTGGatcaaaaaaaattctaaaaaggaAATTATCGGGATaactggggaaatttgaatatacACTGTGTATTTAATGAATACATATTCTCATTgtcaaatttcctgattttgataattgtacAGTGATTAGCCAAGAGAAtgactttttctttgttctcaggctatatatacactaatgtacTTAGGGTAAAAGCTCATAATAGTTGAACCTTTATCTAAATGGCTcaatagtaataatagcaaacatatcagtaagtgtgtatgtgtatgtgtgtgtatatataggggggaagggaagaggataTGAAACCAATGTGGTAAAAACTATTAACAGTCGGTGAATCTAGGTGAAAAGTATGAGTTaattgtactattcttgcaaattttctgtaaattttctggttttagaaatataaagtaaaaattaaagcgAATACATGACAACTACATTGTACTTCAGGAAGACAAGAGTTATCTTATTTTAAACTGTGGTTTAAAAACACGTTAACAgcaaattccctggtggtccagtagttaggactctgccctttcactgctgagagcccgggttcaatccctggtcagagaactaagaccccacaagccacacggccaaaaaaaaaaaattttttttttaaaacacataacataaaacttaccatcttaaccattttaagtgtacagttcagtaaagGGTTATTTTTGCATCATTAGCAGAAACTAGGAATGGATTTTACATATTTGTTGTACTGTATTATGAAACCTTTATTTTAAATGGTCTAAGAATAAACCATAATAAACATATAATTTCTGTATTTTGCTATAGTGTACTAAAAGCAGTGAGCATCAGCTATTTACAAAGCCTGAAGTCTATACCATGTATAGGATTTcaattacaattaaaatgtaaTCTTCTGAAGAGTTAGCTCAGTGGATCTGCAGGCCCATGACAAATCTTATAGTTGTGACACCCACCCTCTACTGAGGTAGCCTGAAACTTATTTcgttaaaataaacaaaagttatATTTAGGTCCAAAGGTCCTATATGTAACTTTCCATAAATAAATCCCATgtagaacaaagtaaaaatattttacttttaaataaaataaccaaaataacagtaaaattatttatgtataacAGTCAGATACACAATGAGAATAAAGGAAATGgggtagaaagaaatgaaaggcattgTTGCCAGTCATATTCTACAAACCTTTAATAGTAGCCTCAGTAATGTAAATGTTTTGCTTCAAAATACCATATATATCCAGGAGAAATATGTCTGTCTCATGTTAATCTTAGAGTAATTAATCTTTTGATTCTCCTAACCACAGAAGGATTTAACCaacttttaaaaaccactttaaaaaaatcatactaaaCCAGCTACCTGTATGCAAGTATCCTGAACTATCCAGCTTTTAACAAACTTGTcatgtaaaaatatcaaatacagAAACAATGGTGATCATGCATGACTCATTTCTGGAGCCTCCAACCTACTACATTGAATTGGGGCAAGACTGAGCTACATTACAGCACAGACATTTGAGTTTTGAGCAAAATCATTCACCTTTTTTACAGCAACATTCATAGTAGGAAGACACAAACTTTGGAGTGAAATACAGATTTTGTATTCAAAAGCCAAGTGCTCTTTGATAAACCCAATCCtttagcctcaattttctcattcataaaatggggAGAATTTATTATAGTGAGAGATTGCCCTAAGCTGCAAATTATACTCCCTTCACTTCTCCAGCCAATTTTCAGGCCATGTTTGAGATccctttctattgttttctttccttctcttactGGTATATCATAATGCATgagacatcacacacacacacacgcacacgcacaaaCACGCAACAGGcattcttccctttcccttcacCTTGAACTGAAGATGCTCCTTCATCCTGCATCTCTTGATCAGGCGTAAAGTCCTGACTTTCAGTTAGTGGCTCCTCTTGTTCAGGTTGCTTATCACCGGGCTGCTGGAactatgggtgtgtgtgtgcaaatgaAAATTTTTGTTACTAATACACATCaacaatataaatatacaaaatacaaaGACACATTTGATCATAAATAAATCTAAACACATTTTTCCAATACTATTCAGTACAcgttcttttttggggggggggcggagcaGAGAAAGTTGTATTGCAAGTCCATGCAAGGAGACGAGGTGGCTCATGCCCTAAAAAGCCTCAAGCTCCCAGCATACTTACTCTTAATAAACTTACTCTTCCCACAGAGAGGCTACTCCAAGAAAACAGTTACCCACAAGGTCTTTGGCAGCTATTTTAATCTATGTCGGGATGGCTGTGTGCAATCTGTTAATAAGCATGAGAAGGAAGTTATCAGTCAAACTCCCCAGGAACATAACAGCATCCATCAGGCAACACCAGAATGTAATCCTCCTGGATCAATGTTCCTTATCATATGGAAGACCTTTATCACTGTATCTATATTAGTTCAACAACATTTTCACAAAACTTAATTTCTACTAATAAAAATCATCAAATGTGAAAACACTTACAACCACAGGCCCAAGTGCCCTGGGATAGCCTTGATCATAAACTCTTTCTTTAGGTCTGTATGTTGACTTTATTCTCCGACTCATATTTCCCACTGAAAACAGAACATTGTCATTTGGAAAATGCACTTAAGAGGATAATTATATTTGAACACTTCCGTGGCCAAATGATGATGTATACTATTTTTGTAATATTGAACACATTTTCAAACTAAGTCTCAAGGTAATTTAATTGTGTGTGCTTTCCAATCACACCAAATCCGGCAACTTGTAAAAGCAATTGTTTATGTCATGGCCAAGCTGACAGAAAAATCACCTTAAAACACATGGCAAAAGACAAGAACACATTTCTGATGAGTTGTGGATTCACAACTTGATTCACCATTATGGAGACATTTAGTGAAATACTACTGGAAATTTAAAACTTGAGGGACTATTGCTTTCATCACGCTCTGGTTTACCaagcccttccccccaccccaataaAATTCTATTGGAACACAAAGCCACACTCACTCGTTCACATATTGTCTACGGCTATCTTTGCACTTGCAGAGTTGAACGGCTGCAGTAAAGACTCTTATGAGGCACGCTCCTTCCTTGGCACCCTGTTCGGGGCACTACAAATCTCGGGATGCAGTTACAACCCACAGCGGTCCTAGCTTTTCGAGGCCTTTCCTTTagctcccgccccgcccccatgcCCCAGGCCCCACTGCCCACTCCCAATTCTGTGCTCTGTCTGCAGTTCCAGGGCCTCCAGGACCCAGATACCGCAAATAATGCCGCCAGGACTCGATCTACCTTCATCTGACCTCCACCGCCCACCGCCCACCGCCCTCCCTTTCCTGCCACCAGGACGAGAGCTATGGTGGCCGTGACACCTGCGGAGAAAAGGACGACGACCTCGAGGACCTTCCTCCTCAGAGTCCATAGATCGCACCGCCTGACCCTCCCAAAGCCTGCTGGCTCCCCCTCACACGCACGCACACTT
This genomic interval carries:
- the LOC131748151 gene encoding X antigen family member 2-like, whose amino-acid sequence is MSRRIKSTYRPKERVYDQGYPRALGPVVQPGDKQPEQEEPLTESQDFTPDQEMQDEGASSVQGSALEANQQELAQPKTGCGCGDGSDVKGKRLPNPEPIKEPEAE